The genomic window TGCATAGTGAGACATTGAATGCAGAAAACACAGTCACTCATGATGTTTTTGTTTTCATCGCGGCTCCAGATAGTCTTTCCATACTTAAATACAACAGCGCCATATTTTTGAAGGATAAATTTGTTACTTCCCGACAATTTGTAGAAAACAAATCTTTACTAGGTTACAGTTTCAGCGAAGATGGAAACCCGACCTTGTATTGGTTTTCTGAACAAGAGAAAAGTATCATTTTAATTAAATATTATTTAGAGACCAAAACTTCGAGAGCGTTGAAATTTCAAGTTCCTCTTGATGAGCAGTCTATCATCACATACTATCAAAAAGACAATAATTTCTACCTCCTTCTAAAATACAAAGAGAAACAGGCCTTAACTGCTTTTGTCTTTAAAAACGGAATGGCGGAAGAGAAATTTCTAGATTTTAGTTCTTTTACTTTCCGTGATCGAAGAACGCAGCAAAAAACTTTTAACCAGATTTTAAATGAAAATCCAATAGAAAAAATGGATTCTGGTGAATACAATCCGTTATTTAATGTTGTCGCAAAAAGCAAATTATACACACTGCCAAATCGTTTAATTCTAACTTTAGATCAAAGTTTAAGAAAAACACAGCTGTTTGATATCAATTTAGACAATCTGGAAATTAAAGAGAAGACATTTATACAGACGCTTGGTCATAAAAATGCAAGAACATCAAATTCTTTTTACCACGAAAACAAGCTTTATCAAGTCAATGTCAATCCTGATGAACTTTTATTTGACATCAAAGATTATAATTCTGGCGAAATTGTAAAGTCTTTTACTGTTTCCAAAAATGACACTATCCGCTTTATTAACTCGCCTTTATTAATGCAGGTAGAAAACCGAAAACCCAAAGATTTAAAGAAAACAAGTAAGTTTTTAAAAGAATTATCTTCTCTTGATGCCGGGCTTTCTGTTTTTAAGAATAAAAAGAATCTTTTTATAACATTGGGAGGAAGCGGGCGAGAATCCAAAGCCTTATTCATTAACGGCTATAATATGTTTGATGATTTTATGGGAGATTTCCCTTCTGCAGGTTATTATAATTTAGACACTAGTTATTCGGTATTTTTTGAAAGTGTCTGGACTAAAAAACTAGAATTCACCCAAGACTCGCATGAACCGCTTGCCGCTGATAAGATTTATAATTTTATAGATTCTCATAAGGAAATATTTCTTCCCAATATTCTAAAACTAAATGATTACAGCATTTTGGGCTATTATGATATTAATGCTAAAGCGTACATCATGCGTAAATTTACAGACGGATTTAACTAAATAAATCTATATCAATCATTTACAATAAAATGGTTCTTTTTCTCCCTCTTGAAAAACCTTTTTCAATTGATCAAAGCCATTGTTAATACCCTATTCTAACATTTTTTTGCCTTTTACTGGAAGTATTTACTTACAATTTATCGTTGTTTTGACCCAAATTTAAAATCTCAATAACAATGAAAAAAGTTGTAATGACTCTTGCATTTGCTCTTGGACTAACAGGACTTAATGCACAAACAGAAAACAACACTACTAAATTTAATAAGTGGTCTATTGAATTAAATGGTGGTTTGACAAAACCTCAGAGACCATTCTCAGCAGGTTATGCTACGGATACACCAAGTCCTTGGGTTGGTGATTTAGGAGTTCGTTATATGTTTAACAACAAATTTGGTTTGAAAACTGATTTTGGATATAATAGCTTTTCAGGCAAGAAAAATTCTATCGATTTTGATTCAAAATATTATCGTATAGATTTACAAGCAGTTGCGAACTTAGGACGTATCATGAATTTTGAAACTTGGACTAATACATTTGGTTTATTAGGACACGCAGGTTTTGGTGTAGGTCAATTAGAAGGAGATAATTTTACTGGAAGAGATAGAGTTGGTAACTTTATTGCTGGTGTAACAGGACAAATTAGACTATCGAACAGAGTTGCATTAACTGGAGATTTCTCGACCATCTTAAACTCGTCTCAAGATCATACTTTTGACGGATCTTACGTTGCAGAAAATAGAGGATTTT from Flavobacterium fluviale includes these protein-coding regions:
- a CDS encoding OmpA family protein, giving the protein MKKVVMTLAFALGLTGLNAQTENNTTKFNKWSIELNGGLTKPQRPFSAGYATDTPSPWVGDLGVRYMFNNKFGLKTDFGYNSFSGKKNSIDFDSKYYRIDLQAVANLGRIMNFETWTNTFGLLGHAGFGVGQLEGDNFTGRDRVGNFIAGVTGQIRLSNRVALTGDFSTILNSSQDHTFDGSYVAENRGFSGLLFNGTIGLNIYLGKNTKHADWTVMTTDNTDLSALENKIADLESQIKKIPAQKEVVIEKQVQPVDNDLIKRMINDKYYSVYFDFNKTTPIENSTAAIDVVLNYLRKNPSASLDLVGYADQVGKAEYNERLSNTRATNVKTIFEKAGIASSRLNVIANGADTSIQKDSDEARRLARRVTFIVK